The Leclercia adecarboxylata region GGCACCCTCGCCTTCCACTATGGACACCGGATCCTCAAGTGCCAGGCATTTGATAAGCTGGCCTGTGTCGACCAGGGGCAGATTGTCGATAACAAACGTCTCGGGACTGTACTCAGACTGGCTCAGGTAAAACAGGATGAGCGGGAAAGCGAAGGCAAACGGGAACGAAGCAAAAAATCGCCCAGCCGTAAGGCTCAGGTGCGCGTCCAGGAACAGCTCCGGGCTATCAATCCCGTTCTGGCAGACCCGAGCTTGTTTGTGGCAAGTTCAAAGCGGTAGAATCGACCATCAGTGCTACAAAGTACCGGAACAGTGAGCACCCAAAAGGATACTTGAGATGATTAAATTCCCGACTAAAAAGCGCATTGATTTGTATAAAAATGCTGTCAGTTCTGAGCAATTACAGCTGGATCTGGCTGCGGCTCAGGAGTTTATGTTCGATGCCTGGGAAACTGATGACCTGGACGTTGTGCTGAAACTCATCAGAAAAGCTATCAAGAAATCCCCGCTCTGTGCTGACGCATACTCATTCTACTGCGAGATATCTCAAGAACCTCCTGAGTCAAAAATCGTTAATCTGGAGACGGCTTTGTACGCAGCCAGCATTGCTCTGGGCGAGGATTTTCAGGAATTCGCAGGCCGTTTCTGGAGATGTGTCGAAACACGCCCATATATGAGAGCAAAAGCTGCTTTGGCTGATGCCTTGTGGGTGTCAGGTAACTTCCACCCGGCCATGGCTCACTGTCGCGAAATGCTTAAGCTCAACCCAAACGATAACCAGGGGATTCGTCATTTATTAGCGAACTATTACCTTGAGCTTGAAATGGTGGATGATCTGGCCTTCCTTTTAGACGATTATCCTAGGGATATGCGACCGTTCTTTCAGTATACACGCGCCCTACTCGCCTACCGACAGTCATCCCAAGATGCTGATGATATCGCTAAAGCTGCAATTGATTCTAATAGACACATCCCGGGGTTGTTATCGAAGTGCAGATTGCAGCCCAAATCTAACAGTGGATTTATCACGTTAGGTGGAATGGATGAAGCCATTTATTACGTGAATAATAATATAAAGCCTTGGATTCGCACTCCTGGTGCAATTGAGTGGATAGTTGGATATTAACAACTGGAGCGAAAGAGGGCGTTGCTAATGACAGAGTTGGAGGTGTCGCTAAATCGGATTTATCAAAGTTTTTGGATAATGGAAGGCCTCATTGAAGAAACCGAATCCCTAATCAATAAATCCTTGCGCGACTTCGAAAAATCAGGCCCGAGAATATGCTCTTACGACCACGACTTTGGTAGTGATGAGTATTATAAATTTCGAGGTTTTGCAAGTTATAATTTTGACGAGGTTGTTGAAAATTACGCTACCTTAATGCCAAGCAGGCTTAGAGCCTCAGCATTTTTAACAATGTTTGGAATGTTTGAGTGTAATATTGAATCACTCACACAAGCGATTTTAAAATTCAACGATCAAATTTGGAGAGTTTCGGATTTTAACCAAAAGGGCTTAGAACGTTGTAACTTAATTTTAAAAAAGTTACTTCCCATCACTCATTCAGAATCAAGAAACTTGATATCTTGTATTGTTAAATTAAGAAACCTATGTGCACATAACAATCGGTATGTAAGTGATCATATTTTAAAGGATGGGAACATAAAACGGTTAATTTCAGAAAGCGGATGTATTGATACAAAAAGGTTAAATGGAGAGCATGAGTTGATTTTTAAGAGAAGCTCGCTTCACTTTATTTTAGAATGTTTCATAAACTTTCATAATGAAGTAATTAATTCTTTGAATGGCCCCGGATTTATAATGAACTATAAATTCAGACAGCTTTAAAAAATTAATTTTTAAATGGATATGCTATAAAAGGTTAGATTATGAATAATAAATTCAACCGTGCAATTGAGCACTTGATTAAATCAACTTCCTCAGAAGAGGTCATCAATGCAATTCAGGCAGTGGAAGATCTTTTTAGTTTAGCATGGCTGAGTAAACAAGAAGGACATAGACTACAAAAGTTATGGGCCAGGCGGGATGTCCTGTCCACATCTGAATTATACTCTTTAGGGAAATCTATAATTAATTTGAGTGTTAACAATAAGAAATGGCTTGATGGAACTGCTAAAGAGATAAAGAAGGATACTGATAGTTCACATGGTTTGCTTACCGAAATGATAATAATCGGGTCTTTGTCAACAAGCAACGGGACAGTTTCCCCTTGTCCTAAATCATTTAAAATATACGATTATACAGTTGATTTTGAAACTGGATTTAGACATAAGGTCTCTATAAAAAATTATGACATAACCAAACATGAAAAAGACTTCAATACAAGAAGTGAAGTAATTCGGTCCACGTTCAAAAATCATCTTAAAGCTAGGAGGTTGTCTGGAAGATTAACGATTCTACTAGAGCATGATATCCTAACAGATGAACTTACAAGAGAAATATGCTTTTTCATTGCATTTCAAATGAAAGATTATGGTTTTTACCCATTTAGTAATGGAAGCGGAGGTATTGGATTCCATGAAATAACTGAGTTTGATAAGAACAGACTAGTTAGTCCTTCCGATACAATACTTATCATTGCAAAGCACCACTTCAATGAACAGAGGAATATCATCGATAAAATAGATGAAGCAAATGACAAACTCTTATCTGACCCAGACGACTCAAAATCATTAAAACAATTAGTAATTCGGTTGGGTTCGACAGCTAACATAGAAATGATCAATGACCACTTGACCAACTTAGGGGCTGATTGGGAGAGATGTGGGTTTGACATGTACTTTCTGTTTCAACCTCAGGTTGTATCCGATATTGAAAAAAATAGCACAATGATCACGACATCAATTAAGAGTGGGGTCAAAGGTTTTTTTCCTTCAACCTCAGATATTAAAAATAAGCTTGAAAATATGAAATGTCTAAAAATGGAATTTGGCATTGGTGCAATAAGCTCTGAAAGTTCACCCATGATTCTAATGATTAATGATACTCAAACAAATGTTTCGATACAATCACACTATGTATTTCAGAAAGGTGATGTATATCTCCGGGCAGAAAAAAAAGGAAGCGGTTATGAAGGCAGTCTAGCTAAGATGGCTCCAGGTATTATCACACATGCTGTATTTGATAATATGACAATATCTCCAATTTGTTACTCACAAGATGATAGAGTATTAATCATATAAACGAATGTTATGTAACAACAAAAATTAATACTTATTGACAGCGATTTGTGAATAGACGACTTCCAATCTTTAGCAAAGTGCCACTTCTATCTTGCAAATATAGGTGACACTTTAAAACCGCATTGACATATTGATTTATAAGGGTAAGTTGCTCATTTTTACATGAAATACGCACTAATGAATGCGTTTTGAGTGATTGCAGGAAGGCACCTAAAACCTAATAAAATAGCCCAGCCATAAGGCTCAGGCACACGTCCAGAACATAAATCCCGGTCGCAGACCCTGGTTTGTTTGAGGCAAGTTCAAAGCGGTAGAATCGACCATCAGTGCTACAAAGAACTGGGTACACTAAAATTTAAGAGCAATGAATCCGGCCATTGTTAATCTAAGTGCCAGTATGATTAAAATTTACTCGCATGGATAACATCCATTATAAATACAACTAAAGTATGAGATGCATTAACTGCGAGTCTAGCTTCGGCAACTACTATCTGCGGAGGATTTTGACCACGCCCATGAGCACTCCCTATATGTGACCGGAATGCGCCAATACCGTCGATTAGTGATGAAATTCCTTTTAAAATTTTGTGCTGGTCACCCGCTAAAGTGGGATCGGAATTAAGGTCCAAGTCTGGCTGTACGACAGACCAAAGTGGTGCAACATTCAATTTTTGTGGCATAGGTAAATTGAATTTTTCTATGTAGCATTTTAATGCAGATTCAATTATAGCGCATGCGGCAGTGACTGATGCATGTGGATCGGTTTGAATATTCTCCACTGCACGAAGAAACTCATTTTCAATGGATGAATAGTCACCAGACTTTAGATAATCCTCTAACGTCTTAGAAATCGGAGTAGACCCAGACTTAGTTATAAATCCATTGAGTCTGTAGACTAATTGGTTCTTGGATAAAGCATCAATTATTCTTTTTTGTCCACTTTCGACTGTAGACCCAGCTCCTGCCCTAGAGAATGAATTTGGAGGTAAATCCATATATTTTTGGATAATTATCCCCAGTACTGAAATTGCATCTACTGAGTCATCTTCATTGCAAGCTTTAAGCCAATTGCTGCATTTTGTTTCACAGTTTCCTAGAGGCACCTCACCAGGTGCGCCCGATTCCATAAACAGTGAATTTAAAGTTGAATGGCTAAAATAATGCTCACCCAGTACTGAAGACACCGCGCCAATTACATTGTTAGGTATTTTATTATTCATTCTTTCCTACGGGATTATTCTATTGTTAATTTCAATTAATTATTATAACCGAAAAATGAGGTACGATAAATGCCTGGTTTTTTACATAACCACATTGGCAAGCTGTTCCTGATAATTAATGCTCTGGACAAGTCCGATTGTCAGGTGGGGTTTGAGTACCTGGGCAGTCATATGACCGCCCAGGATTTGTTTAGAGATAGCCGAGGTACTTCGTAACAAGAGTCAAAAGACCAGTAATGGACACAATGACCGCCGCTACATCCACTTTTATCTCAATTTTCAGATCGATATTCATCGCTTATGCTCTGATATGATCTGGGGCCCCAGACACGTAATATCTGGCGTATTTATACTGCCGCAGCCTTGGACAGTTCGTGGTTTACATAACCGGTATTGTTCCCACGTTCCGAGTTTCCTGAAACGCTCTTTAACCCTCACCATCAGCCCTGCCAATGATAAGTTTGCCCACAGGGCAGTCTCCGAACGTCTTTTCGACCCATCAGCAACTTATGCCTAAGTCACCGGAGGCGTGCGAGCCACACATTGAACATTACAGATCTATTAGCAGCTTGTCACCGGGTGAAGATGTAAAGGTTTTGTATTAGTTCGAAGAAGAGGTTTTGATCATGAAAAGATTGGTGGCTGGCGAGGACTCGAACCTCACATCCCCTTCCAATAGATTCAGTACCTAAACCTATTGGAAGGCCCTTCAAAAT contains the following coding sequences:
- a CDS encoding tetratricopeptide repeat protein codes for the protein MIKFPTKKRIDLYKNAVSSEQLQLDLAAAQEFMFDAWETDDLDVVLKLIRKAIKKSPLCADAYSFYCEISQEPPESKIVNLETALYAASIALGEDFQEFAGRFWRCVETRPYMRAKAALADALWVSGNFHPAMAHCREMLKLNPNDNQGIRHLLANYYLELEMVDDLAFLLDDYPRDMRPFFQYTRALLAYRQSSQDADDIAKAAIDSNRHIPGLLSKCRLQPKSNSGFITLGGMDEAIYYVNNNIKPWIRTPGAIEWIVGY
- a CDS encoding abortive infection family protein, which translates into the protein MNNKIPNNVIGAVSSVLGEHYFSHSTLNSLFMESGAPGEVPLGNCETKCSNWLKACNEDDSVDAISVLGIIIQKYMDLPPNSFSRAGAGSTVESGQKRIIDALSKNQLVYRLNGFITKSGSTPISKTLEDYLKSGDYSSIENEFLRAVENIQTDPHASVTAACAIIESALKCYIEKFNLPMPQKLNVAPLWSVVQPDLDLNSDPTLAGDQHKILKGISSLIDGIGAFRSHIGSAHGRGQNPPQIVVAEARLAVNASHTLVVFIMDVIHASKF